From the genome of Nitrospirota bacterium:
CACCGGCAGTAGCCTGGCTGCTATAACCTGCAAATGGATATTCTATCGGGACTGGATAATTAAATCCCGGGGTCGTAAGTTTTACTACAACGGAAAACTTCTGACCAGACGTAAGTGTAACAGACGGATTAAAAGAAATTGTATGATACCCCGGCAATGATATTGCACCTGTTTTGGTTCCAATAAGTGAACCGTTTGTAGGAGTTGAAGTGACACCTGTATAGATATATATCTCGTAGGATGAATTAACAGATGCGGTATAAAAGCTTACTGCTGAGAGTTGTTCATTTGCAGTAGCAGTGAAAATATTTGAAAACCATGCAGTATTACTTCCGGTATACCCTATGCTGGATGTCCAACCGAGAGGGTCATACTGGTATACGTTGCTATAATTTGCAGTAGCTTCAGCGCTATTGAATGCAGTATTACCTGAGCCTACAATAGTGTCATAATATGAAATATAAAAATACCCGTTTTCCCCCCATGCCGTCCCCCAGCTATTTTTTATAATAAATGCACCGTTCCCTGGCGGTACAGGTGAAAACCTGGTTCTGTCAAAATTATCATCCCAGCCGACTATTGTTACAGCGTGATTAGCATAATTTGATCCATTATAATAGTAAGCTTTATTTGTGAGATTATAGTAAGAGTCATTCCAGTACATTGTCGTATACAGACCACCATAAGTCATCACTGCTTGTTTGATATTGTCATTATCTAAAGAGTTTGTCCTGTCAGGGATGATAAGGGTCTCCTGCAAATGCTTTTTTGTAGTTAAACCTGTAGGGGATACATTTGAGTTAGGATTATACGGGTCGTCTGCTTCTAAAATTGGACCGCTCCACCGCGCAAGATATGCTGTGGACATATAGGCATCACCCCCATAGCAATGACCATAATCAAATCCATGAGTATTTTTAAGATTGTTTTCAGAAAAATCCCATGTCTCAGCGAGAAGAAGTATAGATTCCATAGAACCGTATGTGGCAAATGACCAGCAACTGCCGCAGTTTCCTTGATCTCTCACAGGCGTAACTTTACCAAGTGTGCGAAGGTCATAGCTTGTGGGGTACCCTACAATTGGAGCACCAAGTATAGAAGCATGTTGACCTTTCAAGTGAGAAAGATCAAGAGGAGAAGGTATTAATCCAAGACCATGCCCATCTGTTGTCAGCACTTCTACATTCAGCTCGTTGACCCTCTCTATGTTCCTACTAATAAAATCAGGGTTTATTGGTGCAATTTCAGGGACACCTGACTCCTGCGCGTTTACCGTAAAACTACTTAGTATCAATATAAGTATAAATATGAATATGCTAATTCCAGAACGAAATCTCTCTTTACCAATGAAATTCATTTTACCCCCCTTTTATTAGAGATTAATGATGATTTAAAATATTCTGACCTTTATTTTAAATATGTCAACTGCCTTATCTTTGCCTTCCCAATCCCTGTAAAAATATATAGAAATCTCTGCCTCACCTTCCCTGACAGCCCTTAGTTCCCATTGCCTCTTTACCGGAGCACCCACAAGTTCTTTTCTTGAAAGTTCTTTTGTATACTCTCCGACAAGTTTAAAATAACCTCTGTAAGATTCATCTAAATACCACTCATATCCTGTACTGCCATAACGTTCTAATTCTATTTGAATAACATCTCCAACCCCAATGGTTATCTCTTTACCGCTGTCATTTTTATTTATGATAATAGCAGCCTTTTCTTTTATTTCATTGACTTTTGTTTTAGTCCCCTCTCCCCAAGCAGAAATAGTTACAAATAGAACAAATAGAAAGAAAAAGAATGAAATTAAAAAGATATTTCTTCTCGTGCTCCCCCCAAGCGCAGACAAAATAAAAAAGCTGAATTTGCCAATGGTTTTTCCTTGGCAGCTCAGCCATGCCGGTTATCCGGTATCTGGTGCTTTCCGCCTCCCGGTTACCCGGGATTTAGCTTTATCTGGAAAGTAACTGTACAATTTTACCTTTACACAAGCTTACAATTCCTGTCAATAAAATTCGTTATATCTTATAGGCATTATAAGAAATATTTATAGTTGGATTGATGCGGGGAAGGCAGAGGCAGCCGGTGTGAATATTTTTTTACGAAGTAAACTTCTCCACAGTCAGTCCTTTAATTTTTCCATAATCCCTCAAATCGCATGTGACAACTGAAAAGGCAAGTGATATTGCAGTGGATGCAATCATCAAGTCATGGGCGCCGACATTAACTCCTTTTTTGGCTAAATTCGCCCAAATTTGCGCATATATTCTTGCAGCGCTTAGATCAAAAGGGTAGATTGGAAATAGTTCAATAATTTTCTCAACGTATGCTGTTTGTGTTAACCGCCTTTTTTCAGAATCGGCTCTGTGGATGCTATGCAAAAGCTCGGATATTGCTACTGCGCTTACCCCAAACAGTTCATTTTCCCGTCCTTTAATAAATTTTTCAATGCTCAGGTTATTACGTTCTATTGCGATAAGGACGCTTGTATCAAATATTACTCCCATTTGTTTTTCTCCGGCATTGACGGCTGGAGTTTAATAATGGTTTTTAAGTCTTTTTCAAACCTTTTAGCGTCATCGCCAAGCTGTGGGAGTTTTTTTAGCAGTTCTTTTAGTTCTCCGAGTCTCATCATTTTGGGAGATGTTTCAGCAGGAGATATCAGGGCTACGGGTTTTTTGCCTCTCAGGATTGTGTAATGATCGCCTTTGTACTTAATGGAGTTAAGGATTTCCGAAAATTTTCTTACAGCTTCAGTGGCGCTCAGTGTCTTATCCATAAATCCTCCTTAATTTATGTAAAATCTGATAATCATATTTTACATAAATTAGGGTTTATTGTCAATTATTTAAGCCTTGTCTTATACTATTGCATACTGTAAATCTAATGTCCTATGTACGCTGTAAGCATGTCATTCCGGCTTGTCCGGAATCTATTATTGCGGAAAGACTCCCGACAAGCGGGAGTGACGAATTTTTTTGGAATAGAAGTTATTAAGCAAGCCGTTAACCCCCTTTTTAAAGGGGCAGTAAAACAGGAGGCAATTGCAATGTGTGAAACCAATGTTTTTATTGAAAAAGACGGAAAGGAAGAGCTTTATCTGGAAAATGTGGATGTCATAAAGCCTGAAGGGGGCAGGGTTCACATGAAGAATATCTTCGGCGAGCAGAAGGTCTTTGAAGGCTCAATAAAAGAAATTTCACTAAATAAACATAAGATAATACTCAAAAGATGAAGGTTGAAGGATGGAGGTTGAAATTAATAACGAATAACTTATAACTAATAGCCAATAACGCCTAACTGTCTCCTCATATCTCATACGCCCCTGATTCTGCCTGATAGCCCATACTTTTTGTATAGAAAATAATCAAAGAGCTTGATATTGCAAGCACCAGATAATTCAGAAAGACATAAGTTACCAACTGATACGGGATATATATGAAGACCCCTATGACAGGTATCAGTGTGAAGGGGTAATTTAAGAAAAACAGAATGAAATTAATTATCATGTAACTGCCGATTAGAATCAGGTAAAACAAAATCGCATTAGGTTTTGTTTTAACAAAATCATAACTCTTCCTGAATGCCTCAATTGTTTTTGTTTTATCTACGGAGATGATAGTTACGGCGTATGCGGAAACCGTAAGCACGAGTATTGTGACTGCGACGGCGCTTAAGATAAGCAGCAAGGCTAAGAAGTAAGCCATGAACAAAACTAAAACAGTTCCTTGCTCATATGCGCTTACGACTGAAAAGCCAATTCCGGCAACAATTCCGACGATAAAAGATACAAGCATAAAAATAAGCAGTACAATGGAGCCAAACCAGAATATGGGGAAAAAAAGACTCTTGCTTTCTTTGATAAATGAAGGGAAACTGAATTTATATTGTGTGTTAAGCGCGGAATTTCTCAGCACTCCCAACGTCCCGCTGAATCCGAATATGCTTAATACAGAGGCAAAACACAGATAAATAAAAAATGTCAGAATTATGAAGATGGTAAGGCCGAAGTACCGTGAAAGAAACTCCAGCGGATTTTTTAATACATTCAGAAAGTCTTT
Proteins encoded in this window:
- a CDS encoding protease inhibitor I42 family protein codes for the protein MSALGGSTRRNIFLISFFFFLFVLFVTISAWGEGTKTKVNEIKEKAAIIINKNDSGKEITIGVGDVIQIELERYGSTGYEWYLDESYRGYFKLVGEYTKELSRKELVGAPVKRQWELRAVREGEAEISIYFYRDWEGKDKAVDIFKIKVRIF
- a CDS encoding type II toxin-antitoxin system VapC family toxin — protein: MGVIFDTSVLIAIERNNLSIEKFIKGRENELFGVSAVAISELLHSIHRADSEKRRLTQTAYVEKIIELFPIYPFDLSAARIYAQIWANLAKKGVNVGAHDLMIASTAISLAFSVVTCDLRDYGKIKGLTVEKFTS
- a CDS encoding CooT family nickel-binding protein, which codes for MCETNVFIEKDGKEELYLENVDVIKPEGGRVHMKNIFGEQKVFEGSIKEISLNKHKIILKR